CCAGGGATGTCAGTAAGTCAGtcaattttattacagcaagagccagcaatacaaaacaatacaacTCCAAACAACAGatcagcaatatcatcatcggagggcaggacaaatttgTCCTGGCCCAGGGATGTAATGAACCCTGGAATCTGTTCTCATATACCCTGGCTCAGAGATGTGCCCCTGTTTTTCAATGAGCTCATTGGTTGAGCCAGTGGGAAATGGGAGGCCCCACATCATCATGATGGAGGATGGGGGCCATCCCAAGTGTTGTGTTGGCAtccaacattattattactattaataatttcatttctagaataatttatattttttaagaaaaatgtctTGAAGCATTTTACAAcctacaataaaatatcaaatacaacaatccagaataaaatattacagaaaaaaaaaatataaagtatacattcaacaCAACATAgctaacaggaaactaaaatattatcttaaacattGACAaatgactagttacaggtaggtagccgtgttggtctgacatagtcgaaacaaaataaaaaaattccttccagcagcaccttttgttgttgtttagtcgtttagtcatgtccgactcttcgtggcagcaccttagacaccaactaagtttgtcattggtatgagctttcgtgtgcatgctctctaaggtgctgctggaaggaatttttttattttgttttgattgacaaatcaaacattacaaaggaggtcaagtacagaatgcacatttaacaaaaCAAAGTTAACCTCAAATAATCTtaagatttcaaaagaaaacattactaaacaaagtcaaatataaaatgcacattttaaaacagtattaTTAGCGAGAGAATAAACCATTATCCTAAGCATAGTACCTATCTGCTGCAGTTGTTGGTAATACTGCTCATGGTGGTTCATTAGGAAGCTCAGGCTCgatgacctgggtctgcactaagagacagccaagatggtctctggcctcttcagcagcctcagtttttgtagctggactCATAACTACAACACAActaaagtagtcataaacaataaagaaaacataaaaaatatgcaaccaaactgaacaatttccacataaaatcacaagatctaaaataaagattcaaaaaaccagcaacagcagcaaccaccacccctcccaacaAAATCCGGCAAACGACACCCCAGCCCAAGGGGGTGTTCACCAGTCTCAGCTTTTGTTGCTGAAATCAGTCAGGGCCCCTTCCTCCTAGGTCAGGTGGGGAAaggctgcaaggcagggaacAGGTTTTCCTGGACTCACAGGCAAGAGTCACAGCCCTTGGGttgaggggcagctgccctctaTGCCCTGCATGTTTGTTGGTGGGGCAAGGAGTGAGCCACCTCAAAATGAGTAGACACATTGGAGAATTTTGAATGTGAGCCTTGTCATGGACCAGGTGGACAAGTAAGGACTTCCCataatttgtttaaaaaacaccttCATTTAAATTTATAGCATTTGATACAAACTACTCCAACCTACATCTAATATCTTGTAAATTTATGAGATCTACGGATTTAGGgtgttatacaaatttaataaaataataataattaaaaattccCTCTTCGCCTTACCTGCTATTGCTGCATATTGCTGGCCAAATCTCTGTAGAGCAGGCAACTTGCTGTTCATACATCCTGCTTCCAGCCCTCCAGTGGCACAAGAAATACTATATCTATACCAAATTTGTTCGTGACAAGGCCATAGGAACTCTGACTAAGTATTCTTCCATTGCTCTGCACTCAGTTCCCATGATTACCTGACACTATGGTCCTCATCTTATCAGCTTCCCACTCGCCTATTCTCTGTATTCTATTCTGTCCGTAATCACCAAGGCCCGCCCACATTCCAAAGGTTGCTATCATCAGAATCCTCCTCTCTCTATAGGAATCTCCTTCCCATTTTGCTTTGGGCCCACAACAGGCTATCCCATGGGGTGCCTTAGTGCATTCTTTCACCTGTCAGGGAAGATGACAAGCAATCTTCCCTGGCTGCTGGTGCTGATCTCATGGAATGTGTTGAGTGAGACTGCAGGTCAGAACCCTCCACAGGGCTATAGGTATGCCTCCTATGAGATTATTGTCCCCAGGAAATTAACCTTCCGATATGGACAAAAGCACCACACTATCACTTACTTGCTGCAAATTGAGGGGAAGGGTCACATCGTGAAGCTCAGGAAAAAGAAGAGCTTTGTGCCTAAACATTTCCCTGTCTTCTCTTACAATAGGGAGGGGGACCTTCAGATGGACTACCCTTTCATCAGAGATGACTGCTTCTACCGCGGCTTTGTAAAAGGCCATCCTGCCTCTCGAGTCACCCTCAGCACTTGTTTGGGGGGACTCAGGGGTCTGTTGCACTTAGAAAATGGCACCTATGAAATCGAACCTGTTCAGGCATCTGCTACTTCTCAACATGTGTTGTATAGATTGGAGGAAATGGTGGGTGCTGTACGAATGAGGTGCGGGCTAACAGAGGAAGAGCAAAGACGCCAAGAGGCCATGATCCAAAGCACAAATAATGTAACAGTTCAAACTGATGCTAGAGGAGATTGGTGGACACACACCAGATACTTGGAGCTTGCCATTGTGATAGATCATGAACGATATGTCAGGTTTGAAAGAAATGAAAGCCGTATTGCTTTGCAAGTTCTAGATATTATCCATACTGCAAACTCAATATATGAGCCACTTGCTGTTGAGTTGTCTATAGCTGGCCTGGAGATATGGTCAGAAAAGAACCTCATGAAAATTAACGACACAATAGAACGAACACTCTTCAATTTTGCCATGTTTGTAAAAGAGTCACTAAGTAAACATATAGATTTTGATGCTGCTCACTTATTTGTATATAAAAGTTTTGGACATAAAGTTGGATTAGCGTACGTAAGAACAATTTGTCTTGGCCATTGGGCAACTGGTGTTGAGTCATATATGACTTACAGTTTGTTTgatttttctgttatatttgcCCATGAATTAGGACATAATCTTGGAATGAAACATGATGAAAAATACTGCACTTGTGATCGACATGCTTGTGTTATGGCTGCATACGGAGTAAGCACAGATAAGTTTAGCAACTGCAGTTATAAGGA
The nucleotide sequence above comes from Zootoca vivipara chromosome 1, rZooViv1.1, whole genome shotgun sequence. Encoded proteins:
- the LOC118083981 gene encoding disintegrin and metalloproteinase domain-containing protein 20-like, with product MGCLSAFFHLSGKMTSNLPWLLVLISWNVLSETAGQNPPQGYRYASYEIIVPRKLTFRYGQKHHTITYLLQIEGKGHIVKLRKKKSFVPKHFPVFSYNREGDLQMDYPFIRDDCFYRGFVKGHPASRVTLSTCLGGLRGLLHLENGTYEIEPVQASATSQHVLYRLEEMVGAVRMRCGLTEEEQRRQEAMIQSTNNVTVQTDARGDWWTHTRYLELAIVIDHERYVRFERNESRIALQVLDIIHTANSIYEPLAVELSIAGLEIWSEKNLMKINDTIERTLFNFAMFVKESLSKHIDFDAAHLFVYKSFGHKVGLAYVRTICLGHWATGVESYMTYSLFDFSVIFAHELGHNLGMKHDEKYCTCDRHACVMAAYGVSTDKFSNCSYKDYFSVRNRPCLLVPLDPDLMYKFAYCGNKVVEHKEECDCGSPEQCKLDPCCQSDCMLSPSAACAFGQCCVECQYLPIHKVCREPVSSCDLPEYCNGTSEWCPEDVYVQDGAPCTDGAYCYHGNCTTHNGQCRMIFGNKASSASKDCFSEMNSRGDRFGNCGLIHDTYKKCDTQNILCGRIQCENVDTVPSLEEHRTIINTPLGNRKCWSTDYHAGMKIPDIGAVRDGTPCGKEMMCINAECKSVSLLKYDCNVTKCHNRGICNSHKHCHCDNGWAPPDCLNKGNGGSIDSGPPPPGNASLHIGIIIGIIAAIVFLVFAVLGLGIYFRKSLRERFVKNPERTYEEYIKEKENPVPTESEN